In Equus caballus isolate H_3958 breed thoroughbred chromosome 7, TB-T2T, whole genome shotgun sequence, one DNA window encodes the following:
- the LOC138925265 gene encoding upstream-binding factor 1-like protein 1 yields the protein MALRESQDHWSKEDIVKLLERMENNLPSNERHTFKTTQSQMDWGKVAFKDFSGEMCKLKWVEISYTLRKFRTLKELVLEAKEHAKKLSKSKKHRKHPDFPKKPLTAYLRFFKERRPQCSQMHPTLSNQQLTKLLSEEYRELPEQVKLKYIQDFQKEKQEFEEKVARFREAHPALVQNSKKSNVPKRSPTKAPKKMQGSEKEVKSSPQTSFSQKMKFHGEPKKPPMHEYQKFHEDLWSSRELQDLPLMERMVEIGRRWQRIPQSQKEHCKKQAEELQKQYKVDLDRWLQSLSPEEYAAYREATYTKRKNLGMRGGSNPKIRRTDLPSPSARSPQEGLGEEQELQASETESSESVGVTSLSSLGSEDNKEDGEEEEGRNSSDSSSEEEDGECESEGSDSSSYSSEDSSDSDSN from the coding sequence ATGGCGTTGCGTGAAAGCCAAGACCACTGGTCCAAAGAAGACATTGTGAAGTTACTGGAACGCATGGAGAATAACCTCCCCTCCAACGAGAGACACACGTTCAAAACGACCCAGTCACAGATGGACTGGGGAAAGGTAgcttttaaagacttttctggaGAAATGTGCAAACTCAAATGGGTAGAGATTTCTTATACATTGAGAAAATTTCGTACTTTGAAAGAATTAGTCCTGGAAGCTAAGGAACATGCTAAAAAACTCtccaaaagcaaaaaacacaggaaacatcCTGACTTCCCCAAGAAGCCCCTGACTGCTTACCTCCGCTTCTTCAAGGAGAGGCGGCCCCAGTGCTCCCAAATGCATCCCACGCTGAGCAACCAGCAGCTGACCAAGCTCCTGTCTGAGGAATACAGGGAGCTCCCAGAGCAGGTGAAGCTGAAATATATCCAAGATTTccaaaaggagaaacaggagtTTGAGGAGAAAGTGGCTCGATTCAGGGAAGCCCACCCTGCTCTAGTCCAGAACTCCAAGAAATCTAACGTTCCCAAGAGAAGCCCAACCAAAGCCCCAAAGAAGATGCAGGGAAGTGAGAAAGAAGTGAAGTCTTCCCCACAAACCTCTTTTTCCCAGAAGATGAAATTCCACGGAGAGCCCAAGAAGCCCCCCATGCACGAATACCAGAAATTCCACGAGGATTTGTGGTCCAGCAGGGAGCTGCAGGACCTGCCCCTGATGGAGCGCATGGTGGAGATTGGCAGACGCTGGCAGCGCATCCCGCAGAGCCAGAAGGAGCACTGTAAGAAGCAGGCTGAGGAGCTGCAGAAACAGTACAAGGTGGACCTGGATcgctggctccagagtctgtctCCTGAAGAATATGCTGCATACAGAGAAGCAACCTATACTAAGCGTAAGAATCTGGGCATGAGGGGAGGCTCGAACCCCAAGATCAGACGGACAGATCTGCCGTCCCCATCTGCAAGGAGTCCTCAAGAAGGACTTGGAGAGGAGCAGGAGCTCCAGGCTTCAGAGACAGAATCATCAGAGTCTGTTGGGGTAACTTCTCTTTCCTCACTGGGATCAGAAGACAATAAGgaagatggggaagaggaggaaggcaggaactCCTCGGACTCCAGCAGTGAGGAGGAAGATGGAGAGTGTGAGTCTGAGGGCAGTGACTCCAGCTCATATTCCTCAGAGGACTCCTCTGACTCAGACTCCAACTGA